In one Gossypium hirsutum isolate 1008001.06 chromosome D09, Gossypium_hirsutum_v2.1, whole genome shotgun sequence genomic region, the following are encoded:
- the LOC107892832 gene encoding uncharacterized protein yields MEGLIPLVYRRLKKAKTRRQYECLSSGAAKSYDISEFYVQSPSQYMKPNNTSMAEKNIGGQGHRRRMSTGDISGMDGMETGESTTPAVAKLTRFRSHRMFSCVTGC; encoded by the coding sequence ATGGAGGGTCTTATCCCTTTGGTATATCGAAGATTGAAGAAGGCCAAAACTCGTCGACAATACGAGTGTCTTTCCTCCGGCGCAGCTAAAAGCTACGACATTAGTGAGTTTTACGTTCAGAGTCCGAGTCAGTATATGAAACCCAATAATACTTCCATGGCTGAGAAGAATATCGGTGGTCAAGGTCACCGCCGGCGTATGTCAACGGGAGATATCTCCGGGATGGATGGAATGGAAACCGGCGAATCTACAACTCCGGCGGTGGCAAAACTCACGAGGTTTAGGAGCCACAGGATGTTTTCATGCGTAACCGGTTGCTAG